A genomic region of Miscanthus floridulus cultivar M001 chromosome 3, ASM1932011v1, whole genome shotgun sequence contains the following coding sequences:
- the LOC136541395 gene encoding pathogenesis-related protein PRB1-3-like, translating to MHPSHTKTSFLSSSLAMEYSSMCLAVALAMAAAVTPCAAQNSAQDFVNPHNAARAAVGVGPVSWDENVAAFARSYAAQRQGDCKLVHSGGGPNHYGENLFWGSSGKDWTASDAVGAWVGEKPNYDYNSNSCAAGKVCGHYTQVVWRKSTAIGCARVVCNNGGGVFITCNYNPPGNYVGERPY from the coding sequence ATGCATCCATCTCACACAAAAACTTCATTTTTGTCCAGTTCTCTAGCAATGGAGTACTCGTCTATGTGTCTAGCTGtggcgctggccatggcggccgccgTCACGCCATGCGCGGCCCAGAACTCGGCGCAGGACTTCGTGAACCCGCACAACGCGGCGCGCGCGGCCGTGGGCGTCGGCCCGGTGTCGTGGGACGAGAACGTGGCCGCCTTCGCGCGGAGCTACGCGGCGCAGCGCCAGGGCGACTGCAAGCTCGTTCACTCCGGCGGCGGGCCCAACCACTACGGTGAAAACCTCTTCTGGGGCAGCTCCGGCAAAGACTGGACGGCGTCGGACGCCGTCGGCGCGTGGGTGGGGGAGAAGCCGAACTACGACTACAACAGCAACAGCTGCGCGGCGGGGAAGGTGTGCGGTCACTACACGCAGGTTGTGTGGCGCAAGTCCACCGCCATCGGCTGCGCCCGCGTCGTCTGCAACAACGGCGGTGGCGTCTTCATCACCTGCAACTACAACCCGCCGGGCAACTACGTTGGAGAGAGACCCTACTAG